TTAATTCACCAAAGGGCAGTAAGCTCATACCCGGAGCCTAGCGAGAGCCGGCCCGGGGGTGAAGGAGGATTTATTTCAGTCGAACGAGATGACGTTCTTGATGCCGGTGGCCTTGCCGACCAGCAGTTCCTGAAAGTTTTCCAGCTTGTTGCGGGACGAGATCAGTTGGCGGACCGCCTTGGGCCACCGTTGGTTGAAGGTTCCCAGGTCGCGGATCGCGGAGGCGAACGCATCCCCGTCGGCATTGACGGTGCCGACGATCGCTTGGTTCTTCAGCACGATATTCCGCATGATTTCGCTGGCGGCCACCGAGATGGGGGCTTTCGGAGCAGGGATGCCGGTCATGACATAAACCCCGTTGATCCCCAGCACGCGCATGACATCGAAAGTGATTCCCGGAACGCCCACCGCCTCGTAGATCAGATCGATGCTGCCCACGTGCTTGGCCAGGTCATCGACGCTCATCTGTTCGGAGGAGATGTACTCGGCACCGAAGGACTCCACCAGATCGGCCTTGCTGTTCGGTTTCTTGGAGCGTGAATAGACGTAGGTCTTGAAGCCGTTGACGACCAGTGCCATGGCTCCGAGGATGCCGACGGGACCGGCGCCAAGGACGACCGCGTTCAGTCCGGTGCCGCGGGGTTCGTGGGTGGCAGCCTTGTTCCAAGGCAGGCGCTGCTGGGTCTTCCAGACTTGGGCGAGTCCCTTTTCGGCGACGGTCAGGGGTTCGACCAAGACCGCAATGTCGCGAAGCTCGCTCGGCACGTAGGTCAGGTAACGGTCTTCGTCGACGAAGCACTCCGTCATGTAACCATGATACTGATTGATGCCGCGTTCGGTGAAGGTCCAGGTGCTGCAGAAATCCTGTCGGCTTTCGCGGCAGGGAACGCAACTGGGAGCCGGGCAGGGACGTCGGACGCTAGGAACCACATAGTCACCGACCTTAAACCGGCTGACATTGCTGCCGACCTCCAGCACCTGCCCGAGCGCTTCGTGCCCCAGAACCAAATAGTCGGAGCCGGTGGGCGGGGCGCCATACACGAAGGTACAGATCTCCCGGTCCGTGCCGCAGATCCCGACATCGAGGGTGCGGATCTTGACCTGGTTTGACTGGGTGATCGCCGGAGCCGGATGCTCGATCATTCGCACTTCTTTGCGACTGGGGACCACGCCGACGGCGCGCATATGCTTGCTCATGTGCTTAAAAATCAACGCTCAGCCGCAAGGAGTTGTTTTACCCGGGCGAGTGGTGTGGGACATGATAGCGTGCTTTGGGTGGTAGGGAATCAAATTTTTTATGATTAGGAGGGCGGGTGGCTAAGAATTGGGTGAGATTTGCAACGTGTTTTCCGTCGTATGTCCGCGGGAGTTCACAAGGCGACAGTTCTCAGCTTCCGTATCTCCCTCGGACTTCGGACCCCCGTGCGGTCCTGGAGCTTAGCCGGGTGATCGAAGTTAGCGCATATTTCGTGCGATGCCAAAGATGGCCATGGCTGCCAGGAGCATATAGATCGTCCAGGGCTGGCCCGGAAGTGACGGCATCGGTCGCCGATGAGTCCATCTCCAGGCGGCGACTCCACCCCCGATCAGCCCCGCGGGGGCGAGCAGCACCAGGAGAGCATTTTGGTGCCAAGCCACCCCGATGTTTCCATGCAGGAGAGAATAAGCCGCGCGTGTGGCCCCGCAGCCCGGGCAGTCGAGTCCGGTCGCTCGATGAAACAGGCACGGCGGATAGAATCCCCCCTGGCCTGGAGGAAAAAAGTGCAGCCCGGCTACCCCACATCCAACGATTCCCAGCAAAACGATCGTGCGGGGCAGCGAGAAGCTTGGTTTTGAGGTGGCCTCTGGTTCCTGGAGATGCGGAAGGGGAGGCGGTCGCAGGTCTTGCGCTGAGTATTGTGTGGTCGAAGGCTCTTCCAGCATGGGCGGGGGGGCCTGGCTATCCGCGCGACGCCTGGACCAGTTCGTCGAGCTTCCGACTCGCGGCGCCGGAATCGATCACGTCCCCGATGCGGTCCCAGCCCTCCGCGACCGACTTGCAGGCGTTGGCCACGAACAGTGCGGCCGCCGCATTGAGTTGAACGGCATCGCGTTTGGGCCCTCGGTCGGCTCCGTTGAGGAGCTGCCGCACGATCTCGGCGTTCGCGGCCTTGTCCCCGCCGGCGAGTTGAGCCAGGGAAGAGGGCTGAAGCGGGAAGGCCATCGGATCGAGCGTGGAATTGGCGAAGCCGCGATCTTGATAGAACTCGGCGATCGTGTTGCTTCCCAGGGTGGAAAGCTCATCCAGGTGAAACTCGCCTACCTGACCGCAGACCACCATCCCGCGGCGAATTCCCAGGCTTTGAAGCACCTTGCCCAGGAGCTCGCACAGATGCGGGCGAGCGACTCCCACCAGCTGCGCTGTCGGCCGGGCGGGGTTGAGCAGCGGTCCCATGAAATTGAACAAGGTCCGTTGCCCCTTTTCAGCGCAGAGCTTGCGAGCAGGCCCGATTTGTTTGAACGCGGGGTGGAAATGGGGTGCGAAGAAGAAGGCGAAGCCGTGGTCGCGCAGCCACTGGGCGGCCTCGGCTGGGGAGAGGTCGATGCGCACGCCGAGGGCCTCCAGCACATCGGCGCTTCCGCAGGTGCCGGTGACGGCGCGGTTGCCATGTTTGGCGACGACCAATCCCGCGGCGGCGGTGACCAGGGCCACCGTGGTGGAAATGTTGAACGTGTTCAGCCGATCCCCTCCCGTGCCACACACATCGACAATTTCGCGTGCGCGAGTCGCGGCATCCAACTCTGGGCAGATGGAGAGGGAACGAAGCTCGGCAGCGAACGCGGCAATCTCGTCGACCGTCTCCCCCTTCTCGGCCAGCCGGGTGAGGAACTCTGCCTTGCCTTCGACGGCCACTTCCGGGTCGACCAGGCATTTCACCGCCCCTTTGATCTCGGAGGCGGAGAGAGATTGTTTCGCGATGAGTTGCTCGATCAGCTTCGTGAGCATGGAGTCAGGTTAACCAGGCTGGAGGTGGACTCAATGGTCAAATGCGACCGGGTCGCAGATTTTGGTTCTTTCCCCTGCAGGCAGAGGGTCCTTTGCGGTTCAACAGCTCTCGGCCTAGTTCCCGAGATCTGTCTGGCACCCTCCAAAGTGAGATCCCTCGCTTTCCCCTTGCGTTTTGCGGGGAGGCGAGTGTCTTTAGGTGGCAGTCATGCCTGTTGCGACCAACGAACCGCCCCCTCCGAACGACGATGCGATCATCGGTCGGGCGTTTTGGCGCTCGCTGGCGATTTTGGGAGTGGTGGTGGTGGGAGTGCTCATGGGATTTTTTTGGGATAGCTGGCGATCCGAGAAACGCAGCGTCCAGCAGACTCCCATCGAGGCCCCCCAGTCGGCGCCACCGCCCCTGGAGCGGATCCCTCACAGCACCTTTACCGACATGACTGCCGGGGCGGGTATTTCATTCCAACACTACACCGGTGCCCGGGGGGAGAAGCTGTTGCCGGAAACGATGGGGGCGGGAGTCGCTATTTTCGATTTCGACAACGATGGACGCCAGGATCTGCTCTTCGTCAATGCTTCCGACTGGCCTTGGACTCCCGATCCGCGAACCCCGGCCCCGACGGCCGCGTTG
The DNA window shown above is from Verrucomicrobiales bacterium and carries:
- the trpD gene encoding anthranilate phosphoribosyltransferase, with the translated sequence MLTKLIEQLIAKQSLSASEIKGAVKCLVDPEVAVEGKAEFLTRLAEKGETVDEIAAFAAELRSLSICPELDAATRAREIVDVCGTGGDRLNTFNISTTVALVTAAAGLVVAKHGNRAVTGTCGSADVLEALGVRIDLSPAEAAQWLRDHGFAFFFAPHFHPAFKQIGPARKLCAEKGQRTLFNFMGPLLNPARPTAQLVGVARPHLCELLGKVLQSLGIRRGMVVCGQVGEFHLDELSTLGSNTIAEFYQDRGFANSTLDPMAFPLQPSSLAQLAGGDKAANAEIVRQLLNGADRGPKRDAVQLNAAAALFVANACKSVAEGWDRIGDVIDSGAASRKLDELVQASRG
- a CDS encoding glucose 1-dehydrogenase, whose product is MSKHMRAVGVVPSRKEVRMIEHPAPAITQSNQVKIRTLDVGICGTDREICTFVYGAPPTGSDYLVLGHEALGQVLEVGSNVSRFKVGDYVVPSVRRPCPAPSCVPCRESRQDFCSTWTFTERGINQYHGYMTECFVDEDRYLTYVPSELRDIAVLVEPLTVAEKGLAQVWKTQQRLPWNKAATHEPRGTGLNAVVLGAGPVGILGAMALVVNGFKTYVYSRSKKPNSKADLVESFGAEYISSEQMSVDDLAKHVGSIDLIYEAVGVPGITFDVMRVLGINGVYVMTGIPAPKAPISVAASEIMRNIVLKNQAIVGTVNADGDAFASAIRDLGTFNQRWPKAVRQLISSRNKLENFQELLVGKATGIKNVISFD
- a CDS encoding DUF2752 domain-containing protein, which produces MLEEPSTTQYSAQDLRPPPLPHLQEPEATSKPSFSLPRTIVLLGIVGCGVAGLHFFPPGQGGFYPPCLFHRATGLDCPGCGATRAAYSLLHGNIGVAWHQNALLVLLAPAGLIGGGVAAWRWTHRRPMPSLPGQPWTIYMLLAAMAIFGIARNMR